A single Dechloromonas denitrificans DNA region contains:
- the pyrC gene encoding dihydroorotase, with protein MQLTITRPDDWHLHLRDGEALASVLAHTVRQFGRAIVMPNLKPPVTTVDQAAAYQARIVAALPAGSSFEPLMTLYLTDNTPASEIARAAASGFVKAVKLYPAGATTNSDAGLTDIAKAYDALAEMERLGLPLLVHGEVTDPAIDLFDREKVFIDTVLLPLVQRFPKLKVVMEHITTKDAAEFVAGAPATVAATITAHHLLYNRNAIFQGGVRPHWYCLPVLKRETHRAALVAAAVSGNPKFFLGTDSAPHAKGAKEAACGCAGCYTAYAALELYAEAFEQAGALGKLEAFASFNGPDWYGLPRNSGTVTLVKESWEVPADYPYLSTDRIVPLRAGETLSWKML; from the coding sequence ATGCAACTGACCATTACCCGCCCCGACGACTGGCATCTCCACCTGCGCGATGGCGAAGCGCTGGCTTCCGTCCTCGCCCACACCGTCCGCCAGTTCGGCCGGGCCATCGTGATGCCCAACCTGAAACCGCCGGTCACCACCGTCGACCAGGCTGCCGCCTACCAGGCTCGCATCGTCGCCGCCTTGCCGGCCGGCAGCAGCTTCGAGCCGCTGATGACGCTGTACCTGACCGACAACACGCCGGCCAGCGAAATCGCCAGGGCGGCCGCGAGCGGTTTCGTCAAGGCGGTGAAGCTTTACCCGGCCGGGGCGACGACCAATTCCGATGCCGGCCTGACCGATATCGCCAAGGCTTACGACGCGCTGGCCGAAATGGAGCGTCTCGGCCTGCCGTTGCTGGTGCATGGCGAAGTGACCGATCCGGCGATCGACCTGTTCGACCGCGAAAAGGTCTTCATCGACACCGTCTTGCTGCCGCTGGTCCAGCGTTTCCCGAAACTGAAGGTGGTGATGGAGCACATCACCACCAAGGATGCGGCCGAATTCGTGGCCGGTGCGCCGGCTACCGTTGCCGCGACGATCACCGCGCATCACCTGCTCTACAACCGCAACGCCATCTTCCAGGGCGGTGTTCGTCCGCACTGGTACTGCCTGCCGGTGCTGAAGCGCGAAACTCACCGCGCGGCACTGGTTGCCGCAGCGGTGTCCGGCAACCCGAAGTTCTTCCTCGGCACCGACTCGGCGCCGCACGCCAAGGGCGCCAAGGAGGCGGCCTGCGGCTGTGCCGGTTGCTACACCGCCTATGCGGCGCTGGAGTTGTATGCCGAGGCCTTCGAGCAGGCCGGCGCGCTGGGCAAGCTGGAAGCCTTTGCCAGCTTCAACGGCCCGGACTGGTACGGCCTGCCGCGCAACAGCGGCACGGTGACGCTGGTCAAGGAAAGCTGGGAGGTGCCGGCCGATTACCCGTATCTCAGCACCGACCGCATCGTGCCGTTGCGGGCCGGTGAAACACTCTCGTGGAAAATGCTCTGA
- a CDS encoding Lrp/AsnC family transcriptional regulator produces MQLDRYDRQILDILQQDGRISNQDLADRIGLSPSPCLRRVRALEENGLITGYRALLDAKKLGLSLMALIGISMDQHTPERFANLEATIAGIPEVLECLLITGQQSDYQLKVVIRDMDAYQDLLLNKITRIQGVTGVHSSFVLRKVVDRTALPLGS; encoded by the coding sequence ATGCAACTTGATCGCTACGACCGGCAGATCCTCGACATCCTTCAGCAGGATGGGCGGATCAGCAACCAGGATCTGGCCGACCGCATCGGCCTGTCGCCTTCGCCCTGTCTGCGCCGGGTCCGGGCGCTGGAAGAAAACGGCCTGATCACCGGTTATCGCGCCCTGCTCGACGCCAAGAAACTCGGCCTCAGCCTGATGGCGCTGATCGGCATCTCGATGGACCAGCACACGCCGGAACGCTTCGCCAACCTGGAGGCGACGATCGCCGGGATTCCGGAGGTGCTGGAGTGCCTGCTGATCACCGGCCAGCAGTCCGATTACCAGCTGAAGGTCGTCATCCGCGACATGGACGCCTACCAGGATCTGCTGCTCAACAAGATCACCCGCATCCAGGGGGTGACCGGCGTGCATTCCAGTTTTGTGCTGAGGAAAGTGGTCGACCGGACGGCGCTACCTCTCGGCAGCTGA
- the leuA gene encoding 2-isopropylmalate synthase: MLPNPNSKYRAFPPVNLVDRQWPNRTITQPPVWMSTDLRDGNQSLFEPMNGEKKMRMFKTLCAIGFKEIEVAFPSASQTEFDFVRELIDGRHIPDDVSIEVLTQAREHLIRRTFESLKGARQAIVHVYNATSKPFRDNVFAMSKAEVVAMAVSAVQLIKQLAAEMPETAITLEYSPETFTATELDFALEVCDAVTAAWGATPDNKVILNLPTTVEIATPNIYADQIEWMHRHLARRDSVIISLHPHNDRGTAVAAAELGLMAGADRVEGCLFGSGERTGNVDIVTVALNMYTQGVHPGLDFSDINAVARTVEHCNQLPIHPRHPYVGDLVFTAFSGSHQDAIKKGFSAQEAEQPWNVPYLPIDPADLGRSYDSVIRVNSQSGKGGIAYLMETEHGVVMPRRLQVEFSGVVQQHTDAFGGEVSADDIWNLFAQTYLDTVSPVRYLGHHLFEHGEAQGIRLNIEIDGTPHILSGEGNGPINAAVHALQSAGFAIQVRSYEERSMTPIGEDGNARACAFMEIAGRDGGERYGIGLDSNIVTASIKALLSGINRIGASQTAGELHQAA, from the coding sequence ATGTTGCCCAACCCGAACAGCAAATACCGCGCCTTTCCCCCGGTCAATCTCGTCGACCGCCAATGGCCGAACCGCACCATCACCCAGCCGCCGGTCTGGATGAGCACCGATCTCCGCGACGGCAACCAGTCTTTGTTCGAGCCGATGAACGGCGAGAAGAAGATGCGGATGTTCAAGACGCTCTGCGCCATCGGCTTCAAGGAAATCGAAGTGGCTTTCCCGTCCGCCTCGCAGACCGAATTCGACTTCGTCCGCGAACTCATCGACGGCCGGCACATTCCCGACGATGTCAGCATCGAAGTCCTCACCCAGGCCCGTGAACACCTTATCCGCCGCACCTTCGAATCGCTCAAGGGCGCCCGGCAGGCGATCGTCCACGTCTATAACGCTACCTCCAAGCCGTTCCGCGACAACGTCTTCGCGATGAGCAAGGCGGAGGTCGTCGCCATGGCGGTGAGCGCCGTCCAGCTCATCAAGCAGCTTGCCGCCGAGATGCCGGAAACCGCGATCACCCTCGAATACAGCCCGGAAACCTTCACCGCCACCGAACTCGATTTCGCCCTCGAAGTCTGCGACGCCGTGACCGCCGCCTGGGGCGCGACGCCGGACAACAAGGTCATCCTCAACCTTCCGACCACCGTGGAGATCGCCACGCCGAACATCTACGCCGACCAGATCGAGTGGATGCACCGCCATCTTGCCCGGCGCGACAGCGTGATCATCAGCCTCCACCCGCACAACGACCGCGGCACCGCCGTCGCCGCCGCCGAACTCGGCTTGATGGCCGGCGCCGACCGCGTCGAGGGCTGCCTTTTCGGCAGCGGCGAGCGGACCGGCAATGTGGACATCGTCACCGTCGCCCTCAACATGTACACCCAGGGCGTCCATCCCGGCCTCGATTTCTCGGACATCAATGCCGTCGCCCGCACCGTCGAGCACTGCAACCAGTTGCCCATCCACCCGCGCCATCCTTACGTTGGCGATCTCGTATTCACGGCCTTCTCCGGCTCCCACCAGGATGCCATCAAGAAGGGCTTCTCCGCTCAAGAGGCGGAGCAGCCGTGGAACGTGCCCTATTTGCCGATCGATCCGGCCGACCTCGGGCGCAGCTACGATTCGGTGATCCGGGTCAATAGCCAGTCGGGCAAGGGGGGCATCGCCTACTTGATGGAAACCGAGCACGGCGTGGTGATGCCGCGCCGCCTCCAGGTCGAGTTTTCCGGCGTCGTCCAGCAGCACACCGACGCCTTTGGCGGCGAAGTCAGCGCCGACGATATCTGGAATCTCTTTGCCCAAACCTACCTCGATACCGTTTCGCCAGTCCGCTACCTCGGCCACCATCTCTTCGAGCACGGCGAGGCCCAGGGCATCCGCCTCAATATCGAGATCGACGGCACGCCGCACATCCTCAGCGGCGAAGGCAACGGCCCGATCAACGCCGCGGTGCATGCCTTGCAGAGCGCCGGCTTCGCCATCCAGGTGCGCAGCTACGAGGAGCGCTCGATGACGCCGATCGGCGAAGACGGCAATGCCCGGGCCTGCGCCTTCATGGAAATTGCCGGCCGGGATGGCGGCGAACGCTACGGGATCGGCCTCGACAGCAACATCGTCACCGCCTCGATCAAGGCCTTGCTCAGCGGCATCAACCGGATCGGCGCCAGCCAGACGGCCGGCGAGCTCCACCAGGCGGCCTGA
- the infA gene encoding translation initiation factor IF-1: protein MAKEELLEMQGVVNDVLPDTRFRVTLENGHELIAYTSGKMKKNHIRILVGDKVTLELSPYDLSKGRITFRHIETRTGTSAPPRRRRY from the coding sequence TTGGCAAAAGAAGAACTACTTGAAATGCAAGGCGTCGTGAACGACGTCCTTCCCGATACCCGCTTTCGCGTCACGCTGGAAAACGGTCACGAACTGATCGCCTACACCTCAGGCAAGATGAAGAAGAATCACATCCGCATCCTGGTCGGCGACAAAGTGACGCTTGAACTCTCGCCCTACGATCTGAGCAAGGGCCGCATCACCTTCCGTCACATCGAAACCCGCACCGGCACCTCCGCACCGCCGCGTCGCCGCCGCTACTAA
- a CDS encoding DUF3025 domain-containing protein gives MSAAPACDSPLFAPLRRWLDLLPSAPESGALAELAERFPIHTANGCRVRFVPPQPDGRVYECRIWERGEVETRRDNWHDFFNALVWLTFTRTKLAVSASHVRAMTPSGAARGTIRDALTHFDECGIVVVSSKPELLDLLRGFEWKKLFVDHRAEVKSAMRFIIFGHATYEQLLKPFRGLTAKAVLFEESEGWLGMSLADQLTAVDTRLAADLASGRYQRPRDFQPLPLLGIPGVVPENENPAYYDDTYQFRPGRGARRSA, from the coding sequence GTGAGCGCGGCGCCCGCTTGCGATTCACCGCTGTTCGCGCCGCTGCGGCGCTGGCTCGACCTCCTGCCATCGGCGCCGGAAAGCGGCGCCTTGGCCGAACTGGCCGAGCGCTTTCCGATCCATACGGCAAACGGTTGCCGGGTGCGTTTCGTGCCGCCGCAGCCGGATGGCCGGGTCTATGAGTGCCGCATCTGGGAGCGTGGCGAAGTCGAGACGCGGCGCGACAACTGGCACGATTTCTTCAATGCCCTGGTCTGGCTGACCTTCACCCGGACCAAGCTGGCCGTCAGCGCCAGCCATGTTCGCGCGATGACGCCGAGCGGCGCGGCGCGCGGCACGATCCGCGATGCGCTGACGCATTTCGACGAATGCGGCATCGTCGTCGTCTCAAGCAAGCCGGAACTGCTCGACCTGTTGCGTGGCTTCGAATGGAAAAAGCTGTTCGTCGACCACCGTGCCGAAGTGAAAAGCGCCATGCGCTTCATCATCTTCGGCCATGCCACATACGAACAGCTGCTCAAGCCGTTTCGCGGCCTGACGGCCAAGGCCGTACTCTTCGAGGAGAGTGAAGGGTGGCTGGGGATGTCGCTGGCCGACCAGCTGACTGCGGTCGACACTCGTCTGGCCGCTGATCTGGCCAGCGGTCGCTACCAGCGACCGCGCGACTTTCAACCCCTGCCCTTGCTCGGTATTCCCGGCGTCGTGCCGGAGAATGAAAACCCTGCGTACTACGACGACACGTATCAGTTTCGCCCCGGACGCGGAGCGCGTCGGTCGGCTTAG
- the rsmI gene encoding 16S rRNA (cytidine(1402)-2'-O)-methyltransferase — protein sequence MTEESAALYVVPTPLGNMTDLTRRAEEILRTVPWVAAEDTRHSGPLLKQLGAKARTLPAHQHNEHEAAARIVERLLAGEAVALISDAGTPGISDPGARIVAAVRAAGCPVIPLPGPCAVTTALSGSGLLDEHFLFYGFLPSKGGQRRQAIEALREHPYALVFYEAPHRVLETVADLATVLGERTLVIARELTKMFESIHSGPLSEALDWLKEDSNRQRGEFVLMVSGAPADADDGEGERVLKLLLAEGLPVKQASKLASAITGAAKNALYERALALKS from the coding sequence ATGACGGAAGAATCCGCTGCATTGTATGTCGTCCCGACCCCGCTCGGAAACATGACCGATCTGACGCGCCGGGCCGAGGAAATCCTGCGTACCGTGCCCTGGGTCGCCGCCGAAGACACCCGGCACAGCGGGCCGCTGTTGAAACAACTCGGCGCCAAGGCGCGAACCTTGCCGGCACACCAGCACAACGAACACGAAGCCGCCGCCCGCATCGTCGAGCGCCTGTTGGCCGGCGAAGCGGTGGCGCTGATTTCCGATGCCGGCACGCCGGGCATTTCCGATCCCGGCGCCCGCATCGTCGCCGCCGTCCGCGCCGCCGGTTGCCCGGTCATTCCGCTGCCTGGCCCGTGCGCGGTGACTACCGCGCTGTCCGGTTCCGGCCTGCTCGACGAACATTTTCTCTTCTACGGTTTCCTGCCGAGCAAGGGCGGGCAACGTCGGCAGGCCATCGAGGCCTTGCGCGAACACCCGTACGCCCTGGTTTTCTACGAAGCCCCGCACCGCGTGCTGGAAACAGTCGCCGATCTCGCCACGGTTCTTGGCGAACGCACGCTGGTCATCGCCCGCGAACTGACCAAAATGTTCGAGTCGATCCATTCCGGCCCCTTGAGCGAGGCGCTCGACTGGCTGAAGGAAGACAGCAATCGTCAGCGCGGCGAGTTCGTGCTGATGGTCTCCGGCGCGCCGGCCGATGCCGACGATGGCGAAGGCGAGCGGGTGCTCAAGCTGCTGCTGGCGGAAGGCTTGCCGGTCAAGCAGGCGAGCAAGCTGGCATCGGCGATCACCGGCGCGGCGAAAAATGCGCTTTATGAGCGGGCCCTGGCCCTGAAAAGTTAA
- a CDS encoding transglutaminase-like domain-containing protein — protein MVRIQFAIDLHYELLYPGTDFVFNIHAAQTANQLVISEQLQISQPVLTTIQTNPTTYARYLRLTAGPGPLHVNYQSTVDIDHHVGQPDSIGETPVAQLPLSALTYIYPSRYCQSDRLSLLALKEFGHLPKGYRRVEAIQTWVRQQITFRSNTSNSNTSALDTLTDRVGVCRDFAHLMIAICRALNIPARFTTGIDYGADPALGPTDFHAYVEVFLDHRWYLFDPSGTAIPMGFVRMGTGRDAADVSYATIFGSVTSPPPVITVSAITEAGRPWELPRHRSEALSTDAAVNAI, from the coding sequence ATGGTTCGCATTCAGTTCGCGATTGATCTCCATTACGAACTTCTTTACCCCGGCACCGATTTTGTCTTCAACATCCACGCCGCCCAGACTGCCAACCAATTGGTGATCAGCGAACAACTGCAGATCAGCCAGCCCGTCCTGACGACGATCCAGACCAACCCGACGACCTACGCCCGCTACCTACGCCTGACCGCCGGCCCGGGACCGCTGCACGTCAATTACCAGTCCACCGTCGATATCGACCATCACGTCGGCCAACCGGACAGCATCGGCGAAACGCCGGTCGCCCAGTTGCCGCTGTCGGCGCTGACCTACATCTACCCCAGCCGCTACTGCCAGTCCGACCGCCTCAGCCTGCTGGCGCTCAAGGAATTCGGCCATCTGCCGAAAGGCTACCGCCGGGTCGAAGCGATCCAGACCTGGGTCCGTCAGCAGATCACCTTCCGCTCCAACACCAGCAATTCGAACACCTCGGCACTCGACACCCTGACCGACCGGGTCGGCGTCTGCCGCGACTTCGCCCATCTGATGATCGCCATCTGCCGCGCCCTGAACATCCCGGCGCGCTTTACCACCGGCATCGATTACGGTGCCGATCCGGCCCTCGGGCCGACCGATTTCCATGCCTACGTCGAAGTCTTTCTCGACCACCGCTGGTATTTGTTCGACCCGTCCGGCACGGCGATCCCGATGGGTTTCGTCCGCATGGGCACTGGCCGCGATGCGGCCGACGTCTCTTACGCAACGATTTTCGGCAGCGTCACTTCTCCGCCGCCGGTCATCACGGTCAGCGCCATCACCGAAGCCGGCCGCCCCTGGGAACTGCCGCGTCACCGAAGCGAAGCACTGTCGACCGACGCAGCAGTCAACGCCATTTAA